The Trueperaceae bacterium DNA window GGGGTCGTCGCCGAAGGACCGCAGGCCGACGACGGGGTTCGCGGGACGAGTGGCGAGGTCGAGCACCGGCGCGAGGTTCACGTTCACGCCGAGGGCCGCGAGCTCCGCGCCGAGTATGCGCCCGGCGGTGCGCGCCAGCGCGGGCGAGCGGGTCGCGCCCAACGCCATGTTCCCCGGCAGCTCGGTGGCGCCGCCCCCCACGGCCATGAGCTGGCCGCCCTCCTGGTCGATGGCCACCAGCGGCGGCGGCTGGCCGCCCTCGCGAGCGGCCTCGTGCAGCGACGCCGTGAGCGCCTGGAACTGGCCCAGGTCGCGGAAGTTGAAGGCGAAGAGGCACACGCCCGGCACGCGTCCGTCGCGGAGGGCCTCGAGGACCCAGGCGGGCGCCTCGAGGCCGCGGAAGCTGACGAGGCAGTGGGAGGGCTCGGTCACGGCTCACGCCCCTCGCCGGCGCCCGCGGTAGCCGTCGTCGGCGTCACTCCCTCACCCCTTCGAGCCCGTCATCGAGATGCCCTCGACGAAGTAGCGCTGCGTGAGGATGAACACGACGATCACGGGGATCACGAACAGGACGCTGGCGGCCATGATGTCCTGCCACGGGATGGGCGACTCCTGCAGGTTGTGCTTCTGCGCCACGTAGATGGGCATGGTGAACAGCTCGGCGCGCTGGAGGTAGAGGAGCGGCTGCACCAGGTTGTTCCACTGGCCCACGAACAGGAACACCGTCACCGTCGCCACGGCGGGACGCGAGAGCGGCAGTATCACGTACCAGAAGAGCTGCAGGGGGTTCGCGCCGTCCATCTCGGCGGCCTCGTCGAGCTCGCGCGGCAGCGTGAGCATGAACTGCCGCAGCAGGAACACCAGGGCGGCGCCGCCGGCGAAGAAGCCCGGCAGCGTGATGGGGTTGAAGGTGCGCAGCCAGCCGAGCTCGTAGAACATCACGTACTGCGGCACCAGCGTGGCCTGCGCCGGCAGCATGAGGGTGCCCATCATCAGGGCGAACACGACGTTCCTGCCCGGCCACCGCAGGCGGCTGAAGGCGAAGGCCACGACGGCGATGCTCGACACGGTCCCGAGCAGGACCATCGTCACCGTGAACAGGCTGTTGCCGTAGGCGCGGAAGAAGCCCTGCTCGGCGATCAGCTTGGCGTAGTTGCCCCACTGCGGCTCGGCGGGCAGCAGGCTGAGCTGCGGCCGCTGCACCTCCTCGATCGTCTTCAGCGACGTGCCGGCCATCCACGCGACCGGGAAGAGGAAGAACAGGGAGGCGCCGAGGAGCACCAGGTAGGCGGCGAGCTGGCCGAGCCTGGTGCCGAGGAGCCGCCGCGCCCGCGCGCCGACGCCGCGCCGGCGGCTGGTCACGCGCTCCCGGGGAAGGCTGAGTACGGAGCCGTTCACGCGTAGTGCACCCACCTCGAGTAGCGGAACTGGGCCACGGTGAGGATCACGATGATGACGGCGAGGATCCACGACGCGGCGGCGCCCTGGCCGATCTCGAGCTGCCTGAACGTGCGCACGAACAGGAAGTACGCCGCCGAGGCGAGGCTCTGCTCGGTCTGCGTGTTCTGGATGATGTAGACCGCCTCGAACGTCTGCAGCGCGGCGATCATGCCGATGACGACGTTGTAGAACATCGCCGGCGAGATCAGCGGCAGCGTGATGCGCCAGAAGCGCTGCCAGGGGCTGGCGCCGTCCACCTCGGCCGCCTCGTACATCACGCGCGGCACGCCCTTCAGCGCTGCGAGGAAGATCAGCATCCCGGCGCCGCTGCTCCACATCGTTATCAGCACGAGGGACGGCTTCGACCACAGCTCGTTCGAGAGCCACAGCGGCACGCGCTGCGAGTCGGGGAAGCCCGCCGTCACCTGGCGGAAGAGGGCGAAGTGGTGGACCGGCTGGCCGCTGGCCGCCGCCAGCACGTCGAACTGCCTGAAGTAGTGCACGCCGTCGAGGAGCGCGCCGAGCGCCAGCAGGCCGCACAGGGCGGCGCCGGCGCCGAGCAAGACGCGCCGGGCCCGAGCGGTGAGCCGGCCGGAGGCGACGAGCGCGGCGATCGCGACGAGCAGCGCCAGCAGCCACAGCGGCGACGGGGCGTGGGCGGCGAAGCCCTCCTGCAGGTACTCGAGCGACGAGGGGTCGCGCAGCGACGAGCGCAGCGTCACGAGCCGCCACAGGGTGCCGAGGCGCCCGCCGTCGAGCTGGCCGGGCACCGTGCGGACCAGCGCGGCCACGGCCACAGCGGCGCCGGCGATCGCGAGCGCGCGCCTGGCGAGCGCGCCGCTCGCGCCTCGGCTCGTCACGAGAGGGGGTGCCCCGGTCACTGCGACGGCCACGACGGCGGCCGGGCGGCTGCCCGCGATCGCACTCTCGCCCTCCGCCCGCCGGCGCATCACGAGGGACAGCGCGCCCACGACCGACCCCACGCCCAGCAGGGCGAGGTCGAAGGGCGACTCGCTGACGATCGCCGCCCGCGCCAGCGCGATGGCCAGGAGACCTCCGACGACCTCGAGCGTTGTCCTGGCGACGCTCCGCCGACGCTCGGCGTCGCGCACGGCCAAGAGCAGCGCGCAGACGATCAGCCCGGCGAGGGCAGGCAGCAGGTACATGAGCGGACCCACGGGGTCCTGGCGCGCGATGCCCGCGTAGAAGGCGTTGAGCCCCTCCACGACGAAGATGAAGGCGCGGTAGAGCCAGTCGAGCGGGGCGAAAGAGGCCGCGAGCCCCTGCAGCGTGACGTTCACGAAGCCGCCGTTCGAGGCGAGCATGTACCGCCACGCCAGGAGGATCGCCGGACCGCCGGCGAGGATCACGGGCAGGTAGAAGACGAGCCGGAAGAAGCCCACCCCGGGCAGCGGCCGCGCCAGCAGCAGCGCCATGCCGAGCGCGGTGGCGATCTGGAGCGGCACGCCGACGACCGCGTAGTAGAAGGAGTTGTACATCGCCTGCATGAACCGCCGGCCGTGCGCGCCCAGGCCGCCGAGCAGGGTGCGGTAGTTCTCGAGCCCCACCCACTCGGGCGCGCGGCCGAGCTTGTAGTCGGTGAGGCTGTAGTAGAGCGAGGCCAGGGACGGCCCCAGGACGAAGATCACGAAGCCGAGTATCCAGGGCGAGGCCAGCGCGAAGCCCCAGAACGCGCGCCTCTGAGTGAGCGGCGTCCCTCCCCTGGCCCTGGCGACGGCGCGCGCGAGCAGGCCCACCAGCCACGAGCCCACGACGATGAACGCGACCGTGCCGAGCGACCAGAACAGGTTGTGCAGCCGCGCCGCGACGCTGGGGTCCATCGGCCCGAACCTTCCTTCGGTCAGATACTAGTGTCGTGACCCCCGGGTAGCCGCGCTAGCCCCGGACGGCACTGGCCGCCCGGGGCGGGGCGAAGGGAGCCCGCCCCGGGCGGCGGCGACGCGGCTCAGAGGTAGCCGTTGTCCTCTAGGATCGCGTCGTACTCCTCCTTGAGGAACGTCTGCGTGTCCTCGAGGCTCTGCTGGTCCGTGAGGTAGAGCATGACCTGCTCGACGATCAGCGGGCGCAGCTCGGCGCTGGCCCTGATGTCGGAGAAGGCGCGGCCGTACTCGACGGCCATGTCGAGCATCTTGGCCCACACCGGGTCGGCGCGGAGCTCCTCCCAGGCGTCCTGGCGCGTGGGCGTGAAGCCGGCGACCTGGCTGAGCGCGATCGCGTTCTCGCGGCTGGTGATGAACTTCAGGAACTCGGTGGCCAGCTCGGGGTCCTCCACGTAGGCGGGGACCGAGAGCCAGTCGGTGTAGACCTGGATGAGGGGCTGTCCGTTGGGGCCGGCCGGGTACGGGCCGATGGCGATGTTCTGCCACAGCGGGTCGCTGGTGGGGGGCATGTTCCACATGGGGAAGATGCCGCTCACGACCATGCCGGAGGCGATCGGCCAGCCCTCGATGGGCGGTAGTCCGGCCGTGGTCTCGGTGGGCATCACGGCGCGGCGGCGCTCGTACATGAACCGCAGCGCCTGGGCGGTCTCCTCGCTGTCGAACGCGCTGGTGCCGTCCTCGTGGTACAGCTCGCCGCCGGCGCTCCAGATGTAGGCGATGAACTCCTGGGCGTCGAACAGGCTCGAGCCGATGTCCATGAAGCCCATCTTCGTCATCGCGTTGTTCTCGACCGCCGAGTTGGAGCGCACGAACTCGAGGGCGTCGTCGAACGTCAGCGGCGGGATCGAGGCCGGGTCGGCGGCGAGGTCGGTGCGGAAGAACATCGGCCGCGGGCTCATCAAGAGCGGCAGGCCGACGAGGTG harbors:
- a CDS encoding extracellular solute-binding protein codes for the protein MRHTLTRVLIALALCALAATAAAQRTLEIYITGLTEDTLNWFRDVAFPRFQQDHPDVQLEILTGGWGDFDAAVAGWITTGDGPDIVYLGSEYAAAYGPLLSDLDPYLADWEELDAFLPAALDVATYDGHLVGLPLLMSPRPMFFRTDLAADPASIPPLTFDDALEFVRSNSAVENNAMTKMGFMDIGSSLFDAQEFIAYIWSAGGELYHEDGTSAFDSEETAQALRFMYERRRAVMPTETTAGLPPIEGWPIASGMVVSGIFPMWNMPPTSDPLWQNIAIGPYPAGPNGQPLIQVYTDWLSVPAYVEDPELATEFLKFITSRENAIALSQVAGFTPTRQDAWEELRADPVWAKMLDMAVEYGRAFSDIRASAELRPLIVEQVMLYLTDQQSLEDTQTFLKEEYDAILEDNGYL
- a CDS encoding carbohydrate ABC transporter permease, translated to MNGSVLSLPRERVTSRRRGVGARARRLLGTRLGQLAAYLVLLGASLFFLFPVAWMAGTSLKTIEEVQRPQLSLLPAEPQWGNYAKLIAEQGFFRAYGNSLFTVTMVLLGTVSSIAVVAFAFSRLRWPGRNVVFALMMGTLMLPAQATLVPQYVMFYELGWLRTFNPITLPGFFAGGAALVFLLRQFMLTLPRELDEAAEMDGANPLQLFWYVILPLSRPAVATVTVFLFVGQWNNLVQPLLYLQRAELFTMPIYVAQKHNLQESPIPWQDIMAASVLFVIPVIVVFILTQRYFVEGISMTGSKG
- a CDS encoding glycoside hydrolase family 3 N-terminal domain-containing protein, whose protein sequence is MTEPSHCLVSFRGLEAPAWVLEALRDGRVPGVCLFAFNFRDLGQFQALTASLHEAAREGGQPPPLVAIDQEGGQLMAVGGGATELPGNMALGATRSPALARTAGRILGAELAALGVNVNLAPVLDLATRPANPVVGLRSFGDDP
- a CDS encoding sugar ABC transporter permease yields the protein MDPSVAARLHNLFWSLGTVAFIVVGSWLVGLLARAVARARGGTPLTQRRAFWGFALASPWILGFVIFVLGPSLASLYYSLTDYKLGRAPEWVGLENYRTLLGGLGAHGRRFMQAMYNSFYYAVVGVPLQIATALGMALLLARPLPGVGFFRLVFYLPVILAGGPAILLAWRYMLASNGGFVNVTLQGLAASFAPLDWLYRAFIFVVEGLNAFYAGIARQDPVGPLMYLLPALAGLIVCALLLAVRDAERRRSVARTTLEVVGGLLAIALARAAIVSESPFDLALLGVGSVVGALSLVMRRRAEGESAIAGSRPAAVVAVAVTGAPPLVTSRGASGALARRALAIAGAAVAVAALVRTVPGQLDGGRLGTLWRLVTLRSSLRDPSSLEYLQEGFAAHAPSPLWLLALLVAIAALVASGRLTARARRVLLGAGAALCGLLALGALLDGVHYFRQFDVLAAASGQPVHHFALFRQVTAGFPDSQRVPLWLSNELWSKPSLVLITMWSSGAGMLIFLAALKGVPRVMYEAAEVDGASPWQRFWRITLPLISPAMFYNVVIGMIAALQTFEAVYIIQNTQTEQSLASAAYFLFVRTFRQLEIGQGAAASWILAVIIVILTVAQFRYSRWVHYA